Proteins co-encoded in one Rudaeicoccus suwonensis genomic window:
- a CDS encoding AAA family ATPase, which yields MTDPLIESLLRAVQAAPNDVPLRLHLAGLLIESGRSGEAVEHCAAALQADPGDGQARALMARALGGPAAAPPGGGGEPTGGPVPHPNPTKPRSPSDASEFDWTRAEADLGPDSPQPMFLDDDEGPAVSAYDVEQAGVTLRDVGGMAAVKERLEASFLAPMRNPELRKLYGKSLRGGLLLYGPPGCGKTFVGRALAGEMGASFISVGISDILDMYIGQSERNLAELFTLARAKAPTVLFLDEVDALGQRRSMTRNSGTRNTVNQLLTELDGVSASNDGVYVVGATNQPWDVDPALRRPGRFDRTLFVSPPDESARAAIFRTHLAGRPVEGVDLKWLAAHSRGFSGADIAHACETGAERALLDGVRTGNARLISMTDLKAAVSEVQPSTGPWFESARMVVEFANADGAYDELRSWLKGKRR from the coding sequence GTGACCGATCCCCTCATCGAATCCCTGCTGCGAGCTGTGCAGGCCGCGCCGAACGACGTTCCGCTGCGGCTGCACCTGGCCGGGTTGCTCATCGAATCGGGGCGATCCGGCGAGGCAGTCGAGCACTGCGCCGCCGCCCTGCAGGCCGACCCGGGCGATGGTCAGGCGCGGGCGTTGATGGCACGGGCACTCGGAGGTCCGGCTGCTGCCCCACCTGGTGGCGGCGGTGAACCGACGGGTGGTCCGGTCCCTCACCCGAACCCCACCAAGCCCCGGTCGCCCTCTGATGCAAGCGAATTCGACTGGACGCGCGCCGAGGCCGACCTCGGCCCGGATTCACCGCAGCCGATGTTTCTCGACGACGACGAGGGCCCTGCCGTCTCGGCATACGACGTCGAACAGGCGGGCGTGACGCTGCGCGATGTCGGCGGCATGGCGGCGGTCAAGGAGCGTCTCGAGGCGTCCTTCCTCGCGCCGATGCGCAATCCGGAGCTGCGCAAGCTCTACGGCAAGAGCCTGCGCGGCGGACTGCTGCTCTATGGCCCGCCCGGTTGCGGAAAGACCTTCGTGGGGCGTGCGCTGGCCGGCGAGATGGGCGCGTCGTTCATCTCGGTGGGGATCAGCGACATCCTCGACATGTACATCGGTCAGTCCGAACGCAATCTGGCCGAGTTGTTCACCCTGGCCCGCGCCAAGGCGCCGACCGTGCTCTTCCTGGACGAAGTCGACGCGCTCGGGCAGCGTCGCTCGATGACCCGCAACTCCGGCACCCGCAACACCGTCAACCAGCTGCTGACCGAGCTCGACGGGGTGTCCGCGAGCAACGACGGCGTGTATGTCGTGGGCGCCACGAACCAGCCGTGGGATGTCGACCCGGCGCTGCGCAGGCCGGGCCGTTTCGATCGCACGCTGTTCGTCTCACCGCCGGATGAGTCGGCGCGTGCGGCGATCTTCCGCACCCACCTGGCCGGGCGGCCGGTCGAGGGCGTCGATCTGAAATGGTTGGCTGCGCACAGCCGCGGGTTCTCCGGCGCCGACATCGCGCACGCGTGCGAGACCGGCGCGGAGCGCGCGCTGCTGGACGGTGTGCGCACCGGCAACGCACGGCTCATCTCGATGACCGACCTCAAGGCCGCCGTGTCGGAGGTGCAGCCGTCGACCGGACCATGGTTCGAATCCGCCCGGATGGTGGTCGAATTCGCCAATGCCGACGGCGCGTATGACGAGTTGCGCTCCTGGCTCAAGGGCAAGCGTCGCTGA
- a CDS encoding IS5 family transposase has translation MPAVPSWLIDPIWDQFAALIPPIIDTHPLRCHTPRIPDRIVFDNLVQVLVFGVSYAKIADTTCSATTIRTRRDEWITAGVFRALEQLCLDAYDQIVGLDLSNVTVDGCLVKAPCGGQAAGRSPVDRGKLGTKRSLMTDGSGIPVGCVIAPANRHDSPLLRPTLETLARFDHGMGVGLPEAITVHLDAGYDSAKTRDLLTELGCTGVISTKGLPAAGRRPLGHRTDQLLAHPRLRQTPDLHRTTPTRHQRVHRLGQHDHHHPTPHPHRLDHPPLGHPTSPTTMTYPRDLYVADLATRALA, from the coding sequence GTGCCCGCGGTCCCATCCTGGCTCATTGACCCGATCTGGGACCAGTTCGCCGCGCTGATCCCGCCGATCATCGACACTCATCCGCTCCGGTGCCACACCCCACGCATCCCCGACCGGATCGTGTTCGACAACCTGGTCCAGGTCCTGGTGTTCGGGGTCTCCTACGCCAAGATCGCTGACACCACCTGTTCAGCCACCACGATCCGCACCCGCCGCGATGAATGGATCACCGCCGGAGTTTTCCGGGCACTGGAGCAGTTGTGCTTGGACGCCTACGACCAGATCGTGGGCCTGGACCTGAGCAACGTCACCGTGGACGGGTGCCTGGTCAAAGCACCCTGCGGTGGCCAAGCCGCCGGCCGATCCCCTGTCGACAGAGGCAAACTCGGCACCAAACGATCGTTGATGACCGACGGGTCCGGGATCCCGGTCGGGTGCGTGATCGCCCCAGCGAACCGGCACGATTCGCCGTTGCTACGCCCGACCCTGGAGACACTCGCACGGTTTGACCACGGCATGGGTGTCGGCCTTCCCGAGGCGATCACCGTGCACCTGGATGCCGGCTACGACTCAGCCAAGACACGGGACCTGCTGACCGAACTCGGATGCACCGGCGTGATCAGTACCAAGGGGCTTCCCGCTGCAGGCAGGCGCCCGCTGGGTCATCGAACGGACCAACTCCTGGCACACCCGCGGCTTCGGCAAACTCCAGATCTGCACCGAACGACGCCAACGCGTCATCAACGCGTTCATCGCCTTGGCCAACACGATCATCATCACCCGACCCCTCATCCGCACCGCCTGGACCACCCACCGCTGGGACACCCGACCAGCCCGACGACCATGACCTACCCGCGCGATCTCTACGTCGCCGATCTGGCGACCCGCGCGCTGGCATAA
- a CDS encoding tetratricopeptide repeat protein translates to MSNEVRQRADQLCDLGRFDAALQALGPALAVAPQDPGLLLVAARAHLGAERFAAAEDAAVSVLTQDPANQTALLVHGYASLGRQDWLTAESVARHGLSVNATDWRFHALFSRSVATRDRRLAQVAAEQAVSLAPLEPATHRAAAFAYYPPSGLLPMRDELDAAEAALLRALELDPSSTETLNNLGRVKLAKGERADAANLLARAVESDPFDTIPRTNMDIVLRRELVITHFVVAGSCLLAGAIGIPTNIRIALGVAAVISLAWIAWVAHRLRRSVQRNITAYLRNFARADRLGAAWAIGLALCVVAMVVGAAIGPAYIALHLGQAMLIVGVILSWGSRFSRRRRI, encoded by the coding sequence ATGAGCAACGAGGTCCGACAGCGCGCTGACCAGCTGTGCGACCTCGGCCGGTTCGACGCGGCCCTGCAGGCGCTGGGTCCGGCACTGGCCGTCGCGCCGCAGGACCCCGGCCTGCTGCTCGTCGCCGCGCGGGCACATCTGGGCGCCGAGAGGTTCGCCGCAGCCGAGGACGCCGCTGTCAGTGTGCTGACCCAGGACCCTGCCAACCAGACGGCGCTACTCGTGCACGGCTACGCCTCGCTGGGACGCCAGGACTGGCTGACCGCCGAATCGGTCGCGCGGCACGGGTTGAGCGTCAACGCCACCGACTGGCGCTTCCACGCGCTGTTCTCCCGCAGTGTCGCCACGCGTGACCGGCGCCTCGCGCAGGTCGCCGCCGAGCAGGCCGTAAGCCTGGCACCACTGGAACCTGCCACGCACAGGGCGGCCGCCTTTGCGTATTACCCGCCGTCCGGCCTGCTGCCGATGCGTGACGAGCTCGACGCTGCCGAAGCGGCCCTGCTGCGTGCGCTCGAGCTCGATCCCAGCAGCACCGAGACCCTCAACAACCTGGGTCGCGTCAAGCTCGCCAAGGGCGAACGCGCAGACGCCGCAAACCTGCTCGCGCGAGCCGTCGAATCCGACCCGTTCGACACGATCCCCCGCACCAACATGGACATCGTGCTGCGACGGGAACTCGTGATCACCCATTTCGTGGTCGCCGGGTCATGCCTGCTGGCGGGTGCCATCGGCATCCCGACCAACATCCGGATCGCGCTCGGCGTGGCCGCGGTCATCTCGCTTGCCTGGATCGCCTGGGTCGCGCATCGGCTGCGGCGTTCCGTGCAGCGCAACATCACGGCATACCTGCGCAATTTCGCGCGCGCCGACCGGCTCGGCGCAGCGTGGGCGATCGGGCTCGCGCTGTGCGTCGTGGCGATGGTGGTGGGTGCGGCGATCGGACCGGCCTACATCGCTTTGCACCTGGGCCAGGCGATGCTGATCGTCGGCGTGATCCTCAGCTGGGGAAGCCGCTTCAGCCGGCGCCGGCGAATCTAA
- a CDS encoding DUF4190 domain-containing protein — translation MSNYPNDPNQSGNYGSSDGSEGNQNYGQQGGYPNQQQNYGQQQGGYPNQQQNYGQQQGGYPNQQQNYGQQQGGYPNQQQNYGQQQSAYPNQQQNYGQQGYNQPMGGPVAAPDHPRATLTMVLGILSLVCLGLLAGIPAIVLGYNSLKEVNASNGAVGGKGKIKAGLICGIIGTVWSAFWLIVRFS, via the coding sequence ATGAGCAACTACCCCAACGACCCGAACCAGTCGGGCAACTACGGATCCAGCGACGGATCCGAGGGCAACCAGAATTACGGCCAGCAGGGTGGGTACCCCAACCAGCAGCAGAACTACGGCCAGCAGCAGGGTGGGTACCCCAACCAGCAGCAGAACTACGGCCAGCAGCAGGGTGGGTACCCCAACCAGCAGCAGAACTACGGCCAGCAGCAGGGTGGGTACCCCAACCAACAGCAGAACTACGGCCAGCAGCAGAGTGCGTACCCCAACCAACAGCAGAACTACGGCCAGCAGGGCTACAACCAACCCATGGGAGGGCCGGTAGCAGCACCTGACCATCCACGAGCGACGCTGACGATGGTTCTCGGCATTTTGAGCTTGGTCTGCCTCGGCCTGCTGGCCGGCATCCCGGCCATCGTGCTGGGCTATAACTCGCTGAAGGAGGTCAATGCCTCCAACGGTGCCGTAGGCGGCAAGGGCAAAATCAAAGCAGGCTTGATCTGCGGCATCATCGGCACCGTCTGGAGCGCGTTCTGGCTGATCGTCCGGTTCAGCTGA